A region of the Massilia sp. erpn genome:
CCACGGCCTCTTCCAGCTTAGCGATCTGCTGGCTGACGGCGGCCGGCGTGACGTGCAATTCTTCCGCCGCCTGCTTCATGCTGAGCCGGCGTCCGGCGTTGGCAAAGCAGAGCAAAGCGTGCAGCGGCGGCAGTTTCATGCAGGGCCTGATTTAGAAAAACTTAAGCCCGAAAGAATAATTAGCTTGAATCCGGACTCTGAACAATGGTGAAATAATGTTAACAGAAAAAGCGCGGGCCGGCTATTGCCAGCTGCCCGGTCGCGCGTGCCATCAATCTCGTGAAAGGGCGAATGTGAGACCCGGCGACTATTTCCGCTTATTCCTGCTGGCTGCCATCTGGGGGGCCAGCTTTTTGTTCATGCGCATGGTGGCGCCGGTGCTGGGTGCGGTGCCGACCGCGTTTTTCCGCGTGCTGCTGGGCGCTGCCGGCCTGGCGGTGATCTTGCTGGTGCTGCGCCTACCCTGGCTATTCAAGGGCAAGTTTGGCGCGACCTTGCTGTTGGGCGTGATCAATTCCGGCCTGCCCTTCCTCATGTATTCGCTGGCGGCGCGCCTGCTGCCGGCCGGCTATTCGGCGATCTTCAATGCCACCACGCCGCTCATGGGGGTACTCATCGGCTATCTCTTCTTCCATGAGCAGGTCACGGCGCGCAAGGCGCTCGGTGTGCCGATCGGCATTGCCGGCGTGGCTTTGCTGACGGCCGTCGGCCCGCTGCGGCTGGACGCGGCGGCAGCGCTGGGCGCGCTGGCCTGCCTGGTCGCAACCTGCTGCTATGGCGCGGCCGGCTTCCTGACCAAGCGCTGGATCACCGAGCGCGGCGGCTTGGACGCCAAACTGGTGGCCTGCGGCAGCCAGATCGGCGCCACCTTGCTGCTGGCGCCTTGCTTCGGCGCTTCCTGGCTGCTGGCGCCGCCGCCCAGCTGGGGCGGTCCGGCGACGTGGCTGGCGCTGGCGGCCGTTGGCCTGGTGTGCACGGCGTGGGCCTATATCCTGTATTTCCGCCTGATCGCCGACATCGGCCCGCTGCGCTCCCTGACCGTGACCTTCCTGATTCCGCCTTTTGGCGTGCTATGGGGCGCGCTCTTCCTGGGCGAACAGGTAAGCTGGGCCCATTTGGGTGGCGGCGGCTTGATCGGATTGGCGCTGTGGCTGGTGCTGGTCCAGCCGCAGCCGGCGGCCGTGGCGCCGGCCCAGACCAAAGTCGCCGATCCCGGCTAGCCGGGAGCGTTTTCTTGCCGGTGCCAGCGGTCTGGCGCCGGTTGCCCTTGAACCGATGCCGCTCCCCGGCCGGAGCCATGCCGGCGCCGCCCACCGTGCCGGCACGGCCAGCAAGCCCGGCGAGCCCGTTTTGCCGGGAACCGAATGAAGAAAAATAAGAGCCAGGCCACACCAGCGCAGCCGCAGCGTCCATTTGCCTCCGTGCGCCGCCGGAGGCGGGCATGAGCCGGGCTATTCCCATGGTGGCCCTGCGCACCTTCGTCAAAGTATGCCGCTATGGCAGCATGAAGCGGGCGGGGGAAAGCCTGTGCATCTCGCTCGGCGCAGTCAGCCAGCAGATCAAGGGTCTGGAGAGCCGCATCGGCAAGCGCCTGTTCCAGCGCGATGTGCATGGCTTGCAGCTGACGTCCTCCGGCCTGGCGCTGTACGAGAAGCTGGCCGAGCCGATGGACGGCATCGAGGGCTGCT
Encoded here:
- a CDS encoding DMT family transporter translates to MRPGDYFRLFLLAAIWGASFLFMRMVAPVLGAVPTAFFRVLLGAAGLAVILLVLRLPWLFKGKFGATLLLGVINSGLPFLMYSLAARLLPAGYSAIFNATTPLMGVLIGYLFFHEQVTARKALGVPIGIAGVALLTAVGPLRLDAAAALGALACLVATCCYGAAGFLTKRWITERGGLDAKLVACGSQIGATLLLAPCFGASWLLAPPPSWGGPATWLALAAVGLVCTAWAYILYFRLIADIGPLRSLTVTFLIPPFGVLWGALFLGEQVSWAHLGGGGLIGLALWLVLVQPQPAAVAPAQTKVADPG